A stretch of DNA from Tachysurus vachellii isolate PV-2020 chromosome 4, HZAU_Pvac_v1, whole genome shotgun sequence:
attatttttggaaaatcaTTCCATCTTTATTTATGGACTGTTtttatgtatggtgtgtgtgtgtgtgtgtgtgtgtgtgtgtgtgtgtgtgtgctatggaGGGTACACATCAATCTACGGTCTGTAAATTAACTGTAAGTGAACTGTCTGCTGTGTTTGCGGACAGGTTCGGTCGTGTGCACGTGTTCGTCAGCCATGCAGCTTCACCTGCCATGAGGTGACATGGATAAACTGAAGAGGTGAGGTCTGATGATTATATGAGATCATGATTATGACCTGATTATGACCGGGGAGTGAACAGCTTCTCTCTTTTCCTAGAACTGGAACTAGCCTCTGGGGCATCATGAGGTCTTGTTATGACTAACTCAGTATCACACAGTTGAATATCAGCCCCTTGAGAGTGAAAAATATTAAGAgttattctgatttttttacAGAATGACATTCAGGCTTCACTTTGACTGTATATGTGCAAATACTAAGTTTATATTAGTGTACTTATAGATTGTtgatttctatagtaactgcaAATATACGGGGACCTGTATGCTGGAAAGTTTACACGATGTaagacaaattaaaaatgtgtggtaatgaaaataaacaacaatgaaAAATTAGTAGTTTGTTGATcgtctgtacatttttttaatgtatatagaaggagtctccagtgtcagtgctttgtaacaggaAATACATTTCTGTGACTGAGGGAACATTGagggtaatgtgtgtgtgtgtgtgtgtgtgtgtgtgtgcagtttgggTGAGGAGGAAAGCTCTCAGGAGCGAGGAGTGCTGCACACATGGAGAGGTTACTCCTACAGTGTCACTCCGGAGAAAGTGCTCCTCTCTCGCCCTGTGCTTCAGGCTGCCTTTGGATCTAAACACGGAGTTCTTCTGTTAGATGGTAAGCGCTAATGCGTTCACATTAAACCTTACACTCTGTTTGACTATCTCATTTTTACTAATCTGTCTTTTTATGTTTAAGAgataaataacacaattatTTTGATGATCTTGTTAAATTTGTCAGGTATACAATTAAATCACAGACTAATGGAGTCTTTATTTACCTGCGGTCAGGTGGGCAGGTATACAGTTTTGGAgagttaccatggaaacagaaCCCGTCATCTCTGAAAACAACAGACCCCATTCTGGAGGTGGGGCTGAGCGAAAAGCGAGTGGTTTCCGTGGCAGCAGGGGCGTTACACAACGGGGCGGTGACGGAGGACGGAGCCGTGCACATGTGGGGGGACAATACGTATGGTCAGTGCGGCCTGTCAGGACTCTCGGTTGTCCCTAATCCCACTCCTATGAGCGTGGTGGCCTGTGAGATCGTACCTCCTCGGTCGGTGAGGATTGCAGAGTTGGCGTGTGGTGAACAGCACACTCTGGCACTTTCGGTTCTGCACGAGGTGTGGTCATGGGGCAGTGGCTGCCAGTTGGGGTTGCACACCTCATCTTTTCCCGTCTGGAAGCCACAGAAGGTGGAACACCTAGCAGGGAGGCACGTACTGCAGGTGGCGTGTGGAGCCTCGCACAGCCTTGCGCTGGTATGCTGCCCACCTCCTCCTCAAGATCCCAAAAGACCTCCTGAAGACAAATGCGGCCAGTGCAATCAATCACTTTACACCATGACTGACAAGGAGGATCATGTCATCATCTCAGACAGCCACTACTGCCCCCTTGGGGTGGAACTTGACGAAGACGATAACAAATCTGCCTCGGAGTTCGGCCTCGTTCACGGGACCCCTAGTTCAAGGAGCAAGATAAAAAGCTCTCCGTCTGAACCGCTTTTAATGACACACACTTCCACGTCCGGCCTCGTCCATGCACCTACTCCCGTTCCTGAATCTCCGGCTCATGATCAAACTGAAGTGCTTGTTCAGTCTGAATCTAAAGACCTGAAGCAGCCTCAAGACCCAGTGACTAACGGTGAGGTGTTTGAAGCAGCCAAAGAGCCGAGCACTCATGAGACGGAGAACTCGAAGGGTGCCCAAGGGTTGTTCTGGACAGGCTTCAAATCCTCTCAATACCCAGACGAGCAGGCGCTCAAAGATTACCTGAAGAGGCTTTCGGACCTGACGCTGGCTGAACAGACGACTAAGAGCCCGAGTACAACTCCGTGTGCACAGGTTAGTGAGTCAGTACTCAGATGTCAAGCAAAACAGCGTGTATTTGCAGGTAAATGTTTTAGGATGTTCATGAACcaatatgaataaaaagaacaaacaaatggttggtaaaaataattcatgattttgagatgtaaataatttatcagGGTAGCACAGTGACTTTTAAACTAGTCTTACTCTGTGTCATGTATCAACAACAGCAGATTTCAGTATCGTTGCCTTACGGATCGAAATGTCTTGTGTAATGCGGAAGGCGatgaattttctgtttttatatttatttcaggaGTAATTTCTAGTAGTGTTAATCTGAGAGCTACATAAGTCTGGGTGTTTTGTATGCATAGTTATAACAGCCTGGTAGGCAGCGAGGGCAGCTAGGAAGACTAGGGCACCTATATTTACTGAAGGTTTGTCAAAGCTCAAGGCCATTGTCAGCCCTCCTGGTGTCTCTGCCTGTTGACTGAAACAGAAAGAGACTCTAAATGATCATCGTTTTTAACCACACACAGGTGTAAGCGCTCGCTCGCTACCCGCTCATTCTCCGTGAATCCCCTTCATGCGCAGCTGGTGTTCTATCATGTCCTCGCTGCCATAGTGGGACTTGGCAAAAACTTCCAGAAAGATCTCTTGATTGAGCAAGATGttctgctttttctctctctctctctctctgtctctctctctctcttttccctcacAGCCTGTCACTGAGCCAGCTGTTGTTTTCACCTTGGACTCCTCAACCCCCGTTGCACAATCAGTCACCCCCATGGGCTCTGCGCTAAACAACCTTGTGGTCTCGTATGCGTCGGCCGTAGGGGAAAGAGTCGCGTCCACATACGAGGCCCTCTCTCTGAGGAAGGTGATCAATTACTGGGTGAGCGCAAGAATTTATCTATTGTGTTCATCACACTGCTGaattgggatgtggtagcttattAGTTAAAGGTGTAGGACTACTGATCAggatggttgtgagttcaacCAAGTCTTCCaagctgtcactcctgggcccctgagcaatgcccttaacacttaacacaaaaaaattatataaacgtaagtcgctctgtataaaataatttatgtatTCTCCAAATAAATAGTGTTTAATTTAATGATGGCATACATATGGTTTATTTGGGCCTCTCttgaacttgtgtgtgtgtgttcagggtccAGGTGAGGAGAGAGTGCGTCAGGAGGAGCATAAACAAGGCAAGAAAAGCTCGAGTCTGGGGGACATTCGTGAAGAAGAGGCAGAGGGGTTGAGTCGGCGCCTCTCACTCCCCGGCTTACTCTCACAGGGTACATGCGCTCTCCATATCTTATACCTCCACATGcgtaagtctgtgtgtgtgtgtctgtgtgtgtgtgtctgtctgtgtctgtctgtgtctgtctgtctgtgtctgtctgtgtgtctgtgtctgtctgtgtctgtctgtgtgtgtctgtgtgtgtctgtgtgtgtctgtgtgtgtctgtgtgtgtctgtgtgtgtctgtctgtgtctgtctgtgtctgtctgtgtctgtctgtgtctgtctgtgtctgtctgtgtctctctctgtgtctctctgtgtgtctgtctgtgtgtgtctgtgtgtgtctgtgtgtctgtctgtgtgtctgtctgtgtctgtctgtgtgtgtctgtgtgtgtctgtgtgtgtctgtgtgtgtctgtgtgtgtctgtgtctgtctgtgtctgtctgtgtctgtctgtgtgtctgtctgtgtctgtctgtctgtgtgtgtgtctgtgtctgtctgtgtctgtctgtgtctgtctgtgtctgtctgtgtctgtctgtgtctgtctgtgtgtgtctgtgtctgtctgtgtgtctgtctgtgtgtctgtctgtgtgtgtgtgtgtgtgtctgtctgtctgtctgtgtgtgtgtgtgtgtgtgtgtctgtgtgtgtgtgtgtctgtgtgtgtgtttgtctgtgtgtgtgtgtgtgtctgtctgtgtgtgtgtgtgtgtgtgtgtgtgtgtctgtgtgtgtgtctgtgtgtgtgtgtgtctttgtgtgtgttgtctggatgtgtgtgtctgcatgtgcgtgcgcgcgtgtgtgtgcgtgcacgcgtgtgtgtgtggcatctgTGATTAACAGCATGATGAATAAGTTTTTTTTCTAAGGATGACTAATCCTTGGCCTTTAACTTCGGCTGGAGTCGATATGCATCAGTATGATGGGTACAATATATAATTGAATTAACAGCCTGGAGACTGACGTGTTGGATAgcaattattttcctttttttattccaagATTATTAGAATATTTCAATCCCTTGTGTGAAATATTTTGCCTGTTTTCTTTATGGGTGCTAATAATTCTGGATTGTATGTGACTGAAAGGAAAAAGGAGCATGTTCTCATTTTCACTGTGATGGTGGTATAAAATAAAAGGCAGAAGTGAAAGcgtaagaagaataaaagtcATGCCACAAAATTCAAGGATGATCCAGGATGAGCTGAATAAGCgagttaaagaaagaaaaacaccaaacaaaacaaaagtggtGTTCTGTAATAGGAAGCTACTGAAAGACaggatggtgtgatgaagccGAGGAGCCGTCAGTCCAACAACGAAGGATTTGACATTTATTAGTGAACAAATTATTGTAGTTTTATCTGTTTGGAATTATTTCCAGTGAGAGCAGTTGCACTTCATCACCTTGCCATCTTTAAGCCTTAACTTTCTTCTTACCTTCATCCTAAACAACAGATGGACCTCTGCAGGGATGGAACAAACACagcgtgactgtgtgtgtgtgtgtgtgtgtgtgtgtgtgtgtgtgtgtgtgtgtgtgtgtgtgtgtgtgtgtgtgtgtgtgtgtgtctgtgtgtgtgtgtgtgtgtgtgtgtgtgtgtgtgtgtgtgtgtgcgcgcacccGTGTATGTCCTATTCATGCTTCCACCTGAcaacctgtctgtgtgtgtgtgtctgtgtgtgtgtgtgtgtgtgtgtctatgtatgtgtgtgtgtgtctatgtatgtgtgtgtgtgtctatgtatgtgtgtgtgtgtctatgtatgtgtgtgtgtgtctatgtatgtgtgtgtatgtctatgtatgtgtgtgtgtgtgtgtctatgtgtgtgtgtgtgtctatgtgtgtgtgtgtgtctatgtgtgtgtgtgtgtctatgtatgtgtgtgtgtgtgtctatgtatgtgtgtgtgtgttgttgtatgtgtgtgtgtgtctgtgtatgtgtgtgtgtgtctgtgtatgtgtgtctatgtatgtgtgtgtctatgtatttgtgtgtgtgtgtgtctatgtatgtgtgtgtctatgtatttgtgtttgtgtgtctatgtatgtgtttgtctatgtatgtgtgtgtgtgtgtgtcctattcATGCTTCCATCTCTCAAGCTGtctttgtatatgtgtgtgtgtgtgtgtgtatagatgccATTTGTTTCTCAGCTGCTTTAGTGAATTATTCATGTCAACACGCTGtgctgtgctttttttgtttcatgGTTTGCTGAATTAGGAAACAGCTTACTGAGGGGGGGTAAATCTAAAATTTGGCAACGGCAATAAATAATAAGGCAGcaaatcatgttttattcattgttaTTGACTTCATGCATAACAAACAATTTACAAAGGACGCTTGTATTGTCTTCTCTGAGATTTCTGCCCACACTTCAGGAGAGTTATTCGATAAACCGTGACGTCGACACGGCATAttcatgatttattaaatacttccctctgattggtcagaaggtgtcggTTCATTGTCGATTACAGAGGCTAGTGCTGTGAGGCAAATAAAAggtttaatataaactaaacaTATGGAATACAttcctgtttctatagtaacaacataTGGGTGTAACAATGAAaaagtaaaatgaattaaaaaattaaataatgaaagaaattaaattgTTGCTGTGGtgttagaggaataaaagacttcaGGACATGCAGGAGTTATaggacttctctctctcttctctttgtctctctgtctgtctctctctctctctctctctctctctcactctctctctctctctctcttctctttgtctctctttctctctgtctgtctgactgtctctttctctctctctcttctctttgtctctctttctctccgtctgtctctctctctctctctctctctcttctctttgtctctctgtctgtctgtctgtctgtctgtctctctctctctctctctctctctctctctctctcagtgtcccCACGTCTCTTACGGAGGGTGAGTCGGCCGCGTGACTGCACCGTTGCCCTCAGTCAAGCTGGCGTGACCGAATCAGATGCCCGCTTGCCCACTCTGCAGACAGAGGTGTGGAGCTGGGGGGAGGGGCAGGAGGGGCAACTCGGACACGGAGACGTTCTGCCCAGGTCAgctacccacaatgcactgttCTGTCACATAGCTGACCGAATAGCTTGCCTATTTATTATTCTAGAGTTCACATGGAACCTTCtagaaatataaatgatttttatattcttcttttttattcttcatataACTGAGAgtctaaacactcacacaacataAACCTCCGAAATGAACCTGACTTCTCTGTTCACACATTCGTTAACATTTCAATAGATGGATTATTAGGTCAGTTCTTTAACATGTCATGAATGTTTAGACATTTTAAGAATCTTGtcacaaagacaaaaagaaatgaatcttgaaagtgaaataaaagtcGCTTGGGAATTCTTCTGTGAGAGgaataatctctctctttctttccatttctcctTCTCCGTGCAGACTGCAGCCGTTGTGTATTAAGAGTCTGAGTGGTAAAGAGGTGGTGAGAGTGGCTGCAGGGGCCCTTCACTCACTCGCCCTCACTGCCcaatcacaggtgtgtgtgtgtgcgtgtgtgtgcgcgttctCATTGTAGTGCAGCTTGATCCtactgcatctgtgtgtgtttgtgtgtgtgtggtgcagctTTATCTtactgcatctgtgtgtgtgtgtgttgtcattgtaGTGCAGCTTGATcctactgcgtgtgtgtgtgtgtgtgtttattgataTCAGAGGgtaaaagtaaatgtgtgtatgcaaggatgaaggatgagtgtgtgtgtgtgttctcattgTGGTGCAGCTTGATCCtactgcatctgtgtgtgtttgtgtgtgtggtgcagctTGATCTtactgcatctgtgtgtgtgttgtcattgtaGTGCAGCTTGatcctactgtgtgtgtgtgtgtttattgttatcAGAGGgtaaaagtaaatgtgtgtatgcaaggatgaaggatgagtgtgtgtgtgttctcattgTTCTGCAGCTTGATACtactacatgtgtgtgtgtatgtatgtatgtatgtatgtgtgtttactgaTATCAGAGGGCAAAAGTACATGTGTGTATGGCAGGAGGAtcagaagagtgtgtgtttgttgatatCAGGGTAAAAGTACATGTGTGTATGGCAGGAGGatcagaagagtgtgtgtgtgtgtgtgtttgttgatatCAGAGGGTAAAAGTACATGTGTGTATGGCAGGAGGATcagaagtttgtgtgtgtgtgtgtgtgtgttcatacagtatagtgtattggTTAAGTGTTAATTATGTGTGTTGAGTAACAGGTGTACTCCTGGGGCAGTAACAGCTTTGGTCAACTGGGGCACATGGAATCCCCTAGCACTGTGCCACGTTTAGCCAAGgtgcgcacgcacgcacacacacacatacacacacacacacccaccaggGACAGCATGCCCTTTCAGTGTCTAGCTCATTATATACAAATCCTCCATCCTTTTATACTCCTCTTCTACTCCGCCTGTCCTCTCTGTGGGTCTGTAGCTGTCAGAGGGGATTCGTGCGTGGGACGTGGCGGCAGGACAGCAGCACACTCTCCTGCTGGCTGACGGTGACTGCCTTCAGCCGATCCTCTACTACAGCGGTCAGCAGGTGAAGGAGGGATCCTGTGAGGAGGCCCAGGAGGAGAGCGGAGGTTACACACAGCAGGCCGTACTGCTGCCCTTCTGCATGAACGTTAGTGACGCTTCAGCATCGTGACCGTAGTGCTGGCGAATCTTGCAACACCACATCGATAGTGTCACTTCCCTAATAATGCCCTAGCCTAGcgataattatttttttcctttataattTCCTCTATCTTGCTGTCATAACATGATATTTTTATCACATTAGTCAGCACTAACAATAATTATACACACTTTTAAGTAATGATTTCAACTCAGTTTCTTAGTGACCTtttgcggtgtgtgtgtgtgtgtgtgatgtagctGGGCTATGTGAGCAGTGTGAGTGCAGGTGGACAGATGTGTGGAGTGATATCAGACCGTAATATGGGGGGTTTAATCTCCAGTCTGCATGAGCTGGCAGCAGCCGAGAGAAAGTTCTACTGCAAACTGACGAACATCAAGAGTCTGCTTGTGCAGCCACTGCTTAAACtaggtattgtgtgtgtgtgtgtgtgtgtgtgtgtgtgtgtgtgtgtgtgtgtgtgtgtgtgtgtgtgtgtgtgtgtgtgtgttacttttaAAAAAGGAAGATTTTTGAGCTTTTTTTCATGTTGGTAGAAACTTTAAGCTCTGCGCTTGGCCCCACCTGCACTGGAATCCTCcagaatctgattggtcgattCAGCCGCCTGTCACAGTTGACGGGTCAGAACTCCGCAGCCTTGACCTCCTTCTTGCGACGCTCACATGATCTCCGAGGCCTGGTGCTCCTTGACAACGTACATCTGTTCCTGGACACATATTCTGagcaagtacacacacacacacacacacacacagaatctggGGTCATAATGACACATACTAACACAATAGCATGCTAATATTACGGAAAGTGCCGGAACGAATCGATAATCTAATAGAGATCTgtaatttcctgtttctctctgtagGTTCTGTGCTGCAGTAGGAAACATGCTGGTCATGGGCGGCTTTCAGGCTCTAGTTAAACCTTGCCAGTGAGtcattgtggtgtgtgtgtgtgtgtgtgtgtgtgtgtgtgtgtctgttaagACATTAAGACCATTTGGACCAGTCAACAAATCCTAAGGTTATCACTCATTTTAGAAAACGAGTCTTACTAACTTACACCAACGGTGACAAAAAGCCTGTGCaatagcctgtgcctatctcaggcgtcatcgggcatcaaggcaggatacaccctgtacggagtgccaacccatcgcagggcacacacacacactctcattcactcacacactcacacactagggacaattttccagagatgccaatcaacctaccatgcatgtctttggaccgggggaggaaaccggagtacacggaggaaacccccgaggcacggggagaacatgcaaactccacacacacaaggcggaggcgggaatcgaacccccaaccctggaggtgtgaggcgaacgtgctaaccactaagccaccgtgtcccccttaATTTaggtcattcattttaaattcattcagcATTTATTCTGGAAGTTTATTTTCCCTGGACTAGAACAGGCTTCTTGTTATTTCTTTGACTTCGTAAGCTTCCGCATCATTATAGAGGTTTTTCTTAAAACTTGTGATAATGTAATTCCACTTTCTACTATTCAGACTATTATAGCTTCTATTAAGTTAtaagctgctataatgtaatataGTTTAAAGGGAAAATCTGCTACGGTTTGTCTTGTGTGCAGGGATGTGTTCGGGAAGGGCGCAGAGACGGTGCAGAAACTATCTGAGTGTTCAGAAGATGGCGCGATGCTGGCCGACATTCTGGCTCATCTCTTCTACCTTCCCATCCGCCATCTCCACGTCTACAGCCACCTGCTGCTCAAACTGGCATCCTGCTACGATCCGGTACGTGCATGCTCGATAATAATTCATTGCTGTATAATCTCATGTAGTATATGATGATTTACATCGGGGGGGGGCCAACCGCATGCGGCTCATTTCCCGGtgtcatgcggctcttacgttcatatcgaaatttgtatttgtgtctttttaatgtatgtgttcgcttcgcttgagttcaatacggtattttcgtcaaacgcgcacgTGAGTGGGActaaaatacctcaaagtttcccagtaggagcaagatcattttagtaaacaatttgtctcaagttcgctctcaaaatggcagggaaaaaaagggtgatgtgaagtgacgtgacatacggctaagtacggtgacccgtactcagaattcgttctgcatttaacccatccaaagtgcacacacacacagcagtgaacacacacacacaccgtgaacacacagccagagcagtgggcagccatttatgctgcggcgcccggggagcagttgggggggttcggtgccttgctcaagggcacctcagtcgtggtattgccgcccgagactcgaactcacaaccttagggttaggagtcaaactctctaaccattaggccacgacttctcCAAGttcatgtgtatgatgtggctctttgcagtaacacagtaaaaaatgtggctcttggtctctgactgatTGGACACCCCTGATTTACAtgatgcatgtctgtgtgtttttgtacctAAACTCCTGTCAGAGCTGTGCGGACTATCAGAAGCTGCAGGATGCCTGCTCCAAGTACGAGGCTATGGCACTTCATCttaagaggaagaggaaggaggcTGAGTACACGCTGCACTTCTGGAGGAACTTTCCTGGAAAGATGACAGTGAGCACTTGCATACATAAAACGTGATGCCCACTAGAGGCATATACTCAGTAGAGGCACCGACCGTCCGTGCTTCTTTTTGTAGTCTTTGGAGGAGTTGATTTAACTAACACGGTCATATCCATATCGTTCTCTCAGGACTCTCTGCGGAAACCGTCTCGCCGCTTGGTGTGTGAGAGCAGCAACAAAGCCCTGACCCTGCAGAACGCCGGACGCTTCTCCGTCAACTGGTTCATCCTCTTCAACGACGCCCTCGTCCACGCTCAGGTATTTCCGTTACTCGTGTTTGttttcctctcttcttcctCGCTCAACACTGCTTTTACCTCTGCTTCCCCACATCTGacgatgttttgttttttcctgaagGAGATCTGAGTGtctgatgttttatttctgtcctgGTAGGGAATGTTTGCCTCTAAGGGGCTTGTAAGTATGCATAAGCgtaagaaaaataattagagtattttatttttctctagcACAGCTTCCCCAAGTGTTCAGGGCTGGGCTCAGCGCTCTAGTGCAGTCTGTCTTTTGCTCTCTGCTCTGATAGACGACATAAGGGACGTGGTTTTGAATAATCAGGACTGTTAGGATGACGCTAGAAAGATGTCAGGGTTAAACGAGTGCTAGCCGGAGATTAGGGACATCGGCAAAGTGAGCTATCAATAAGAGACACAACACATGCCTCGGCGTCCTCAAACGGCTGGAAAAAGTGCCGTAAAATATAGAATTGGCTTCTCGAAAACAGGGAAAATtgattacaaatattttatgggaatataaaaagaaaaaaagaaaaacaaatagctCTTGAAAGTCCTGGAATTTTATTATGGAGCATCTGTATGAATGCTGTAACAGGTAGAtagctgtataataataataagaagaatcaCCGATGTGTTGTCTCTCTTGGAGCCGCTGGCACACAAGTGCCTGATCCAAGCCCTATACCGTGCCTGTAGTTGCCCTCTCCCTGGCCTGCCTGCCCCCTGAATGCTGCAGTACGGTGTGTTTCTCCGTCCTTTGGTTGTCAGACACCATCCCAGTCTTAGTCATCCCTATGGCAGACTCCTGCCAGTGTTAATTTTACCCCCTGTTTTTGGGttttatagagtgtgtgtgtgtgtgtgtgtgtgtgtgtgtgtgtgtgtgtgtgtgtgtgtagaagggcTGCACAATATATACAGAACATCATAATGTGCTGTGAATATACTGATCAATGAAATTCCccaaagtgtttttttcctcttttaccTCAGCAAATTtctcttgtaaaaaaaatcttgtaaaagtgaaacatctgtgaatctttttctcctttgctattatCACCTGCATTATAACAGCTACAAACACTCGTTCACACAAGCATTTCTGTTTTCCTtctctaagggcctttttacacccggtcacttcgtgtgttttctctgatccgatagctatctgatttgttaaaactgttccatttacattaggccacataaacgcgtctcggcgaatcggatatcgatctgaTCTTTTTACTCCCAcctaaaatgctaatatatttgacctcatttctggggtaattgaaacggaacacgctttggtgtgtttgcggttttcagaatgcaatcaaaaagaagacgaaaaaaatCGTTATGACGGTGATGCTACACAAAACAggatttactgtttgctgcattttcgctgagGCAGCAGCGCctttttaagacccgacgagacgcctgggtgaaagatcacctgcgagtgacgtacttccgtttgggaggagtatagcgctgacgtatgtggcttgaacaaccacattcatttacacctgtccagtttcatctgaaacacgtcccagaccacctcctgaaggggtttgtgcgatcgg
This window harbors:
- the als2b gene encoding alsin isoform X2: MDKLKSLGEEESSQERGVLHTWRGYSYSVTPEKVLLSRPVLQAAFGSKHGVLLLDGGQVYSFGELPWKQNPSSLKTTDPILEVGLSEKRVVSVAAGALHNGAVTEDGAVHMWGDNTYGQCGLSGLSVVPNPTPMSVVACEIVPPRSVRIAELACGEQHTLALSVLHEVWSWGSGCQLGLHTSSFPVWKPQKVEHLAGRHVLQVACGASHSLALVCCPPPPQDPKRPPEDKCGQCNQSLYTMTDKEDHVIISDSHYCPLGVELDEDDNKSASEFGLVHGTPSSRSKIKSSPSEPLLMTHTSTSGLVHAPTPVPESPAHDQTEVLVQSESKDLKQPQDPVTNGEVFEAAKEPSTHETENSKGAQGLFWTGFKSSQYPDEQALKDYLKRLSDLTLAEQTTKSPSTTPCAQPVTEPAVVFTLDSSTPVAQSVTPMGSALNNLVVSYASAVGERVASTYEALSLRKVINYWGPGEERVRQEEHKQGKKSSSLGDIREEEAEGLSRRLSLPGLLSQVSPRLLRRVSRPRDCTVALSQAGVTESDARLPTLQTEVWSWGEGQEGQLGHGDVLPRLQPLCIKSLSGKEVVRVAAGALHSLALTAQSQVYSWGSNSFGQLGHMESPSTVPRLAKLSEGIRAWDVAAGQQHTLLLADGDCLQPILYYSGQQVKEGSCEEAQEESGGYTQQAVLLPFCMNLGYVSSVSAGGQMCGVISDRNMGGLISSLHELAAAERKFYCKLTNIKSLLVQPLLKLETLSSALGPTCTGILQNLIGRFSRLSQLTGQNSAALTSFLRRSHDLRGLVLLDNVHLFLDTYSEFCAAVGNMLVMGGFQALVKPCQDVFGKGAETVQKLSECSEDGAMLADILAHLFYLPIRHLHVYSHLLLKLASCYDPSCADYQKLQDACSKYEAMALHLKRKRKEAEYTLHFWRNFPGKMTDSLRKPSRRLVCESSNKALTLQNAGRFSVNWFILFNDALVHAQFSTHHVFPLATLWVEPMSDENAGLYGLKLTSPEESFTLLAASPSEKAKWLRAINQAVMQALSGAGLHTAPPTSGAGLRADPPISRTASYTFYKDSRLKDALYEGRWVAGKPHGRGVLKWPDGRMYTGEFKNGLEDGFGEFIVPNKNLNKSDHYLGHWKDGKMHGFGTFRCGVQCNSTDSEKAVILVRNKTRAGVLVEKMNQHQQRWVMKSSKYATGEVYEGSFQDNMRHGHGMLRSGKLNSTSPSVFIGQWLNDKKTGYGVFDDITRGEKYMGVWQDDQKQGNGVIVTQFGLYHEGAFSNNKMMGTGVLLSEDDTMFEGDFSEDWTLNGKGTLTMPNGDYIEGSISGVWGTGLKISGSYYKPNLYDSDKDKSQALKLGRFSVHPEEKWKAVFVECWSQLGCDTQGQGETRTAWDNIAIALTTNRRQHRDSPELLSRSHNKTLESLEFIPQHDGPVTLEKYDTIRRYLIKACDTPLHPLGRLVEKLVAVYRMTYVGVGANRRLLQQAVNEIKSYLSRIFQIVRFLFPDLPEEGGLLVEAPNEKKESKLSSSELESPKPGRVVSSSALLLPVLLPRLYPPLFTLYALDKEKEDDVYWDCVLRLNKQPDLALLAFLGVQQKFWPVSITALGEKQQVLPSTKDACFASAVETLQQISTTFTPSDKLQVIQLTFEEITKDVLTLLKQDFLWSMDDLFPVFLYVVLRARIRNLGSEVSLIEDLMDPCVQHGEHGIMFTTLKACYYQIQHEKIT